Proteins co-encoded in one Megalops cyprinoides isolate fMegCyp1 chromosome 1, fMegCyp1.pri, whole genome shotgun sequence genomic window:
- the atoh1c gene encoding protein atonal homolog 7 produces MMPRRKSSLTPCILRQTDDAHYKYGLSPHRLDLQHRSAVQALVQTKWLDTRAQGRADCDPCAIVEVRLPGISGYIDQDAGAVDRAQRRRRLAANARERRRMLGLNVAFDRLRSVIPNLESDKKLSKSETLQMAQIYISTLSELLQDRGCGPELDAQRLRVNTEAEQSATGRAARGFGSVDTAVGPPEKFLGLDTQPVSGSTMDTITDGIERSELKGIIDVWERPSGTK; encoded by the coding sequence ATGATGCCACGTCGCAAAAGTTCGTTAACCCCGTGCATTTTAAGGCAGACAGACGACGCGCACTACAAGTACGGGCTCAGTCCCCATCGTTTAGATTTGCAGCACAGATCGGCTGTCCAGGCGCTGGTGCAGACCAAATGGCTGGACACGAGAGCGCAGGGCAGAGCGGACTGTGACCCGTGCGCAATAGTTGAGGTCAGGCTTCCGGGAATAAGCGGGTACATCGACCAAGACGCGGGCGCCGTGGACAGGGCGCAGAGAAGGCGTCGCTTGGCAGCGAAcgccagagagaggagaaggatgCTGGGGTTAAATGTCGCCTTTGACAGACTCAGGAGCGTCATCCCCAACCTCGAGAGCGACAAGAAGCTGTCAAAATCGGAAACGCTTCAGATGGCGCAGATCTACATCTCCACCCTGAGCGAGCTCTTGCAGGACAGGGGATGCGGCCCGGAGTTGGACGCGCAGCGGCTGAGAGTGAACACCGAGGCAGAACAGTCGGCCACCGGGCGAGCAGCGAGGGGCTTCGGATCCGTGGACACTGCAGTCGGACCACCGGAGAAGTTTCTCGGTTTGGACACACAGCCGGTTTCAGGCAGTACGATGGACACAATTACAGACGGAATTGAGCGTTCGGAGTTAAAAGGCATTATCGACGTCTGGGAGAGACCGAGTGGCAcgaaatga